Proteins co-encoded in one Oreochromis aureus strain Israel breed Guangdong linkage group 3, ZZ_aureus, whole genome shotgun sequence genomic window:
- the LOC120436146 gene encoding V-set and immunoglobulin domain-containing protein 8-like, translated as MAGLIWILLSAYLLGCTSQDQKNITAESGQDVILTCRAPNYTNQNFKWSRADLGDEYVLLYRDEVFVPEHQHPSFKNRVDLQDKQMKDGDVSLILKDVTPADSGTYKCHVNMKTNRSKRANLDTDPISIITLSVDPPGSVGLIVGVVVAAALVVAAVAGFVIYRNHKKAKEVLLFSSKYLRPLIIKQSPAAVPTSQCYQ; from the exons ATGGCTGGACTCATCTGGATTCTGCTTTCTGCATACCTGCTGGGTTGTACCTCTCAGG accagaaaaacatcacagctgagtctggacaggacgtcattctgacatgtcgagctccaaactaCACCAATCAAAATTtcaagtggagcagagctgacctgggagatgAATATGTCCTTTTGTATCGAGACGAGGTGTTTGTTCCAGAgcaccagcatccatcttttaagaaccgggtggatctgcaggacaaacagatgaaggatggagacgtgtctctgattctgaaggatgtgacacCTGCTGATAGTGGAACATACAAGTGTCATGttaacatgaaaacaaatcGCAGCAAGAGAGCAAATCTGGACACTGACCCCATCAGCATCATCACCCTgagtgttgatcctccag gatCTGTTGGACTGATCGTTGGTGTGGTAGTTGCTGCTGCCCTCGTTGTCGCTGCTGTTGCTGGATTTGTGATCTACAGAAACCATAAAAAGGCAAAAGAAGTTCTTCTCTTCTCGTCCAAATATCTCAGACCGCTTATCATTAAACAGTCTCCTGCTGCTGTTCCCACTTCCCAGTGTTATCAGTGA